Proteins encoded in a region of the Vicia villosa cultivar HV-30 ecotype Madison, WI linkage group LG5, Vvil1.0, whole genome shotgun sequence genome:
- the LOC131602578 gene encoding uncharacterized protein LOC131602578, giving the protein MAAAEEVCSHLPEELLECIFKSLNSHRRTFKSLSVVSKQFLSITNRLRFSVRITDETIPHLPRLFHRFPNLTSLILTIQCITVNEVDALLTLISTFPLDIKSLRLCPKLTNWYIPIPANGLIAFSKTMKNLESLTFYGMSHFYKKDLFLIADCFPLLQELNLIHPRCSNKHDFLVDDNDPLLVLPNLRRINLSGNVIREPFVDFLFHNCKLLQEIKIMDRRLEFGIYGKYDRY; this is encoded by the coding sequence ATGGCGGCGGCAGAAGAAGTTTGTTCACATTTACCAGAGGAATTATTGGAGTGCATCTTCAAATCCCTCAACAGCCACCGCCGCACTTTCAAGTCACTCTCAGTCGTCTCCAAACAATTTCTCTCCATCACTAACCGTCTCCGATTCTCCGTCAGAATCACCGACGAAACCATCCCTCACCTTCCTCGCCTCTTCCACCGCTTCCCTAACCTCACCTCCCTCATCCTCACTATCCAATGCATAACCGTAAACGAAGTCGACGCTCTTCTAACCCTAATCTCCACTTTCCCTTTAGACATCAAATCGCTCCGTCTGTGCCCCAAACTCACAAACTGGTACATTCCCATTCCTGCAAATGGATTGATAGCTTTCTCCAAAACTATGAAAAATTTGGAATCTCTCACTTTTTACGGAATGAGTCATTTCTACAAGAAGGATCTATTCTTGATCGCTGATTGTTTTCCTTTACTCCAAGAACTTAATCTCATTCATCCCCGGTGTTCTAATAAACACGATTTTTTGGTAGATGATAATGATCCGTTATTGGTACTTCCCAATCTCCGCAGGATTAACCTATCTGGTAATGTCATCAGGGAACCATTTGTTGACTTTCTCTTCCACAACTGCAAGCTTCTTCAAGAGATCAAGATCATGGACCGGCGGTTGGAATTTGGGATATATGGGAAATACGATAGATACTAG
- the LOC131601162 gene encoding glucan endo-1,3-beta-glucosidase 14-like encodes MLRVQQQMVFSSSFSFFLWLLILSATFSLVLGNKAFIGTYGVNYGRVADNLPPPESVVTLLKAAKIRNVRVYDVNPQVLSAFKGSGICLSVCLPNELLTDIGVAEDRAMSWIKDNVQPHLPGTKICGIAIGNEILGGGSVELWEALLPAAKNIYSALDRLGLAHQIEVSSPHSEAVFANSYPPSSCTFRDDIIPYMKPLLQFFSQIGTPFYINAYPFLAYKNDPSHIDINYALMKKNHGIYDNKSKLHYDNMLDAQIDASYFALEKFGFDKMEVIVSETGWASKGDDNEAGANVKNARTYNKNLRKKLMKRKGTPHRPKMLARAYVFALFNENLKPGPTSERNFGLFKHDGSIAYDIGFTGLVPSSATSSFLSFKGIGASYVMVSSSCMAILLLLAL; translated from the exons ATGCTTAGAGTTCAACAACAAATGGTCTTCTCTTCCTCATTTTCATTCTTTCTTTGGCTTCTCATTTTATCAGCAACATTTTCTCTAG TTTTAGGGAACAAAGCATTTATAGGAACATATGGAGTAAACTATGGAAGAGTAGCTGATAATCTACCTCCCCCAGAAAGTGTGGTTACACTTCTCAAAGCAGCAAAAATAAGAAATGTAAGAGTCTATGATGTTAATCCTCAAGTCCTAAGTGCTTTCAAAGGATCTGGAATATGTCTAAGTGTTTGTCTTCCTAACGAACTCTTAACCGACATCGGCGTCGCTGAAGACCGCGCCATGAGTTGGATCAAAGACAATGTCCAACCCCATCTTCCAGGCACAAAAATTTGTGGCATTGCTATAGGAAATGAAATCCTAGGAGGAGGAAGTGTTGAGCTTTGGGAAGCTTTACTTCCAGCAGCAAAAAACATTTATAGTGCACTTGATAGACTTGGTTTAGCACATCAAATCGAAGTTTCGAGTCCGCATTCAGAAGCCGTGTTTGCAAATTCATATCCTCCATCTTCATGCACATTTCGAGATGATATAATCCCTTACATGAAACCACTTTTACAATTCTTTTCACAAATTGGAACACCTTTTTATATAAATGCATACCCTTTTTTGGCATATAAAAATGACCCTTCACATATTGATATAAACTATGCCTtgatgaagaagaatcatggaatTTATGATAATAAGAGTAAGCTACATTATGATAACATGCTTGATGCACAAATTGATGCTTCTTATTTTGCATTGGAGAAATTTGGGTTTGATAAAATGGAAGTTATTGTGAGTGAAACTGGTTGGGCTTCAAAGGGTGATGATAATGAAGCTGGAGCAAATGTGAAAAATGCAAGGACTTATAATAAAAACTTGAGAAAGAAGTTAATGAAGAGAAAAGGAACACCTCATAGGCCTAAAATGTTGGCTAGGGCTTATGTATTTGCTTTGTTTAATGAGAATTTGAAACCTGGACCAACTTCAGAAAGAAATTTTGGATTGTTTAAACATGATGGAAGTATTGCTTATGATATTGGATTCACTGGACTTGTTCCTTCATCAGCAACATCATCTTTCCTCTCCTTTAAG GGTATTGGCGCTTCGTATGTGATGGTTTCTTCAAGTTGTATGGCAATTCTTCTTCTTCTAGCATTGTAA
- the LOC131601161 gene encoding methyl-CpG-binding domain-containing protein 10-like: MENESRSGAKDQVPSVQLSAPPSWKKLYFPKKAGTPRKGEIVFVAPTGEEITSRRQLERYLKSHPENPNISEFDWGTSDTPRRSSRISEKVKTTPEAEPPKKRGRKSIGSKKDDKVTETEAHSEEATEPPKKRGRKSIGSKKDDKVTETEAHSEEAEPPKKRGRKPSASKKHEKETETEFPPEEAEPPKKRGRKPSASKKHDKETETESPTEEAKEKEKFSAEEPKADLVDADKNIDDKIKRDDAEVIKQSNAEGELVQEASNAVVEESAREKSSVEEPKADPMDTDDNVNDKTRSDDTEEIKQSNAEGEHVIEASNAVVEEAIAESAKEKSFAEEPNADPMDTDNNVNDKTRSDDAEEVKQSNAEGELVQEASNAVAEEAIVESEKEKPSAEKPDADPMDADSNIDDITKSSNAEEIKQSSTEGELGQEALNAVVEEAIVETEKELFSAEEPKADPIDADNIVIDNTKSDDVEEIKESNVEAENLTAANPQVEEIPIAEPEEQLVEEAFNAVVAEKLQGEAPEEQLVEEALNVVVAENPQEEAPVEVTKENGTIDSSKQEKLGAEVNEGAEKVTLNVEEINGKNEIPASDEKQTIQGEEQVKKMVDNESVIWNFAQ, encoded by the coding sequence TACTTCCCTAAGAAAGCAGGAACACCAAGAAAAGGCGAGATTGTATTCGTTGCTCCAACTGGAGAAGAGATAACCTCCAGAAGACAATTGGAGCGGTACCTAAAATCTCATCCTGAGAATCCCAACATATCAGAGTTTGATTGGGGAACCAGTGACACACCAAGGCGATCATCAAGGATTAGTGAGAAGGTCAAAACAACTCCAGAAGCCGAGCCTCCGAAGAAACGTGGTCGAAAATCAATTGGTTCAAAGAAGGACGACAAGGTAACCGAAACTGAAGCTCATTCCGAGGAAGCCACCGAGCCTCCAAAGAAACGTGGTAGGAAATCAATTGGTTCAAAGAAGGATGACAAGGTAACCGAAACTGAAGCTCATTCAGAGGAAGCGGAGCCTCCGAAGAAACGCGGTCGAAAACCATCTGCTTCCAAGAAACATGAAAAAGAGACCGAAACTGAATTTCCTCCAGAGGAAGCCGAGCCTCCGAAGAAACGCGGTCGAAAACCATCTGCTTCAAAGAAACATGACAAAGAGACCGAAACTGAATCTCCTACAGAGGAAGCCAAGGAAAAGGAAAAGTTTTCTGCAGAAGAACCGAAAGCCGATCTAGTTGATGCTGATAAGAACATTGATGATAAAATAAAGAGAGATGATGCAGAGGTAATTAAGCAAAGTAATGCAGAAGGTGAACTTGTTCAAGAAGCTTCGAATGCTGTTGTGGAGGAATCGGCAAGGGAAAAGTCTTCTGTGGAAGAACCGAAGGCTGATCCAATGGACACTGATGACAATGTCAATGATAAAACAAGGAGTGACGACACAGAGGAAATTAAGCAAAGTAATGCAGAAGGTGAACATGTTATTGAAGCTTCGAATGCTGTGGTTGAAGAAGCAATAGCTGAATCGGCAAAGGAGAAGTCTTTTGCGGAAGAACCGAATGCCGATCCAATGGACACTGATAACAACGTCAATGATAAAACAAGGAGTGATGATGCAGAGGAAGTTAAGCAAAGTAATGCAGAGGGTGAACTAGTTCAAGAAGCTTCGAATGCTGTGGCTGAGGAGGCAATAGTTGAATCGGAAAAGGAAAAGCCTTCTGCAGAAAAACCGGATGCTGATCCAATGGATGCAGATAGCAACATCGATGATATAACAAAGAGTAGTAATGCAGAGGAAATTAAGCAAAGTAGTACAGAAGGTGAACTTGGTCAAGAAGCTTTAAATGCCGTGGTCGAGGAGGCAATAGTTGAAACAGAGAAGGAACTGTTTTCTGCAGAAGAACCAAAAGCCGATCCAATTGATGCTGATAACATAGTCATTGATAATACAAAGAGTGATGATGTAGAGGAAATTAAGGAAAGTAATGTGGAAGCTGAAAATTTGACTGCTGCGAACCCTCAAGTGGAAGAAATCCCAATTGCAGAACCAGAGGAACAACTTGTTGAAGAAGCTTTTAATGCCGTGGTTGCTGAAAAACTGCAAGGGGAGGCACCAGAGGAACAACTTGTTGAAGAAGCTTTGAATGTTGTGGTTGCTGAAAACCCGCAAGAGGAAGCACCAGTTGAAGTGACAAAAGAAAATGGTACAATCGACAGTAGTAAGCAGGAAAAATTAGGTGCTGAGGTAAACGAAGGAGCTGAAAAAGTGACTCTCAACGTCGAAGAAATTAATGGCAAGAATGAAATCCCAGCAAGTGATGAGAAACAAACAATTCAAGGTGAGGAGCAAGTGAAGAAGATGGTTGACAATGAGAGTGTTATTTGGAACTTTGCTCAATGA